A genome region from Haloarcula ordinaria includes the following:
- a CDS encoding ABC transporter ATP-binding protein, whose translation MTSTQTLVRVDNLAKYFVDSDGLLDRLLGNEPEQVRAVDDISFTIRQGETLGLVGESGCGKSTTAETLLGLHEPTDGQVRFDNRDVHGLNRDERKDFTSRVQIVFQDPSSSLDPRMTVGESVREPLDAHGAMTKSERNERAGELLERVGLSADQTDRYPHEFSGGQQQRVGIARALALDPEFIVLDEPTSALDVSVQAQILNLLMDIQEEFGLTYLFISHDLSVVRHLCDRIAVMYLGEIVEIGPTDELFQEPAHPYTRALLGSVPRVTVEEAEREVETLETDVPSPRNPPSGCRFHTRCQAVIPPAETDIDTEAYRSVLDMKIALGDGELDPVPLRELVSSQNINPADQPAVTSFLRELYGIPETLEDKYAEDAVENALTFVANGEIENASEIMRVEFTSVCEQEPPQSITVADDHRAACLRLSAESPGTEGD comes from the coding sequence ATGACTAGCACCCAGACGCTCGTCCGGGTCGATAACCTTGCGAAGTACTTCGTCGACAGTGACGGGTTGTTGGACCGACTCCTCGGGAACGAACCCGAACAGGTCCGGGCCGTCGACGATATCTCCTTTACGATCAGACAGGGGGAGACGCTCGGGCTCGTCGGCGAGTCCGGCTGTGGCAAGTCAACGACCGCTGAGACACTTCTCGGGCTACACGAGCCCACGGACGGACAGGTTCGGTTCGACAACCGGGACGTCCACGGCCTGAATCGCGACGAACGGAAAGATTTCACCAGCCGGGTCCAGATCGTTTTCCAGGACCCCTCATCGAGCCTCGACCCGCGGATGACCGTCGGTGAAAGCGTTCGCGAGCCGCTCGACGCTCATGGAGCGATGACAAAGAGCGAGCGCAACGAGCGCGCAGGGGAACTGTTAGAACGAGTCGGCCTATCAGCTGACCAGACGGACCGCTACCCCCACGAATTCTCCGGCGGCCAGCAACAGCGGGTTGGAATCGCCCGGGCACTCGCACTCGACCCCGAGTTCATCGTCCTCGACGAACCGACGAGTGCGCTCGACGTCAGCGTCCAAGCCCAGATTCTCAATCTCCTCATGGACATCCAAGAGGAGTTTGGGTTGACGTACCTGTTTATCAGTCACGATCTCTCGGTTGTGCGCCACCTCTGTGACCGAATCGCAGTGATGTACCTCGGAGAAATCGTCGAGATTGGGCCGACAGACGAGCTGTTCCAAGAGCCGGCCCATCCGTATACGCGGGCATTGCTGGGCAGTGTCCCCCGCGTAACGGTTGAGGAGGCCGAACGCGAGGTCGAAACCCTGGAGACAGATGTACCGTCGCCGCGGAACCCGCCGTCGGGCTGTCGGTTCCATACACGCTGTCAGGCAGTAATTCCGCCGGCAGAGACCGACATCGACACTGAAGCGTACCGCAGTGTCCTCGACATGAAAATCGCGCTCGGCGATGGCGAACTGGACCCGGTGCCCCTGAGAGAACTTGTCTCGTCACAGAACATCAATCCGGCGGACCAACCAGCGGTCACCTCGTTCCTCCGCGAATTGTATGGTATTCCAGAGACACTCGAAGACAAGTACGCCGAGGACGCCGTCGAAAATGCACTGACGTTCGTCGCCAATGGAGAGATAGAAAACGCGTCCGAAATCATGCGTGTTGAATTCACAAGCGTCTGCGAGCAGGAACCACCACAGTCGATTACGGTAGCAGACGACCATCGCGCGGCATGCCTTCGACTCAGCGCGGAGTCTCCAGGAACCGAGGGCGACTAA
- a CDS encoding MATE family efflux transporter: protein MGSLSWPIALQSMLRTAMRTTDLLVTGLISPAAIAAIGIANLYTQFPLFLGIGLGSGSMALTSQDTGRGSTVSRDKAISTACLLALLLGLPFALFGYVLSTDAMELLGPPAEVVRAGSLYLSVVLLTAPARQVTLVLARALQGTGDTLTPMYIRGVANIVNIVGTVSLGLGIGPVPQLGVFGVGIATAVSNVLAASMAVAVLLSNRTDISFVRPDNPEIAVQVVTIAAPRAVQGFSRTAVEFPLNAILLSFGVNVNAGYHVGRRVFQQVSAPVARSFNVVTSILVGQAVGERDPEKATFIGRATALLGLAIAVAMGAGLYLGAVPLAKVFSDDMSTVAAATFFVQAFAVSLPFAMLFRIFAGALEGGSETRVPFLVDLSGLSLFMLGVPYIGGVLLGYGVTMVGVGIVVYSVWRAVFVWAWFARDGWYTRAGRMMDARESSPGD, encoded by the coding sequence GTGGGGTCACTGTCCTGGCCGATCGCGCTCCAGTCCATGCTTCGGACGGCGATGCGGACGACAGATCTGCTGGTTACTGGATTGATCTCGCCGGCGGCTATCGCTGCAATCGGGATTGCGAACCTCTACACCCAATTTCCGTTATTTCTAGGTATCGGGCTTGGAAGCGGCTCGATGGCACTCACAAGCCAGGATACGGGCCGGGGGTCGACTGTGTCTCGGGATAAGGCCATCTCGACGGCATGTCTGCTTGCCCTGCTGCTGGGGCTCCCGTTCGCGCTTTTCGGCTACGTACTTTCGACTGACGCGATGGAGCTGTTAGGGCCGCCAGCCGAAGTCGTGCGGGCGGGCAGCCTGTATCTCTCAGTCGTCTTGCTGACAGCGCCGGCACGGCAGGTAACGCTCGTCCTCGCCCGGGCGCTTCAGGGGACCGGTGATACACTCACGCCAATGTACATCCGCGGTGTCGCGAACATAGTGAACATCGTTGGGACCGTCAGCCTCGGGCTCGGTATCGGTCCGGTGCCGCAGCTGGGTGTATTCGGTGTCGGCATCGCCACCGCCGTCTCGAATGTCCTGGCAGCATCGATGGCCGTCGCCGTCCTGCTAAGCAACCGCACTGATATCTCGTTCGTGCGGCCTGATAACCCTGAAATCGCGGTGCAAGTTGTAACAATCGCCGCGCCCAGGGCAGTGCAAGGCTTTTCTCGGACAGCTGTGGAATTCCCACTCAACGCGATACTGCTTTCCTTTGGCGTCAACGTCAACGCAGGCTATCACGTGGGTCGACGGGTGTTTCAGCAAGTGTCCGCGCCGGTTGCGCGGAGCTTCAACGTGGTCACCAGCATTCTCGTTGGTCAGGCCGTCGGTGAACGCGATCCAGAGAAGGCAACCTTCATTGGCCGTGCTACGGCCCTGTTGGGCCTCGCTATCGCAGTCGCTATGGGTGCTGGACTGTACCTCGGTGCCGTCCCGCTGGCAAAGGTATTCTCCGACGATATGTCGACGGTTGCGGCGGCGACGTTCTTCGTCCAAGCGTTCGCCGTCTCGCTACCCTTTGCGATGCTCTTTCGCATCTTCGCTGGAGCGCTCGAGGGTGGGAGCGAGACCCGCGTCCCATTCCTTGTTGACCTGAGTGGTCTCTCGCTGTTCATGCTCGGGGTGCCCTACATCGGTGGTGTTCTGCTTGGCTACGGAGTCACGATGGTCGGCGTCGGCATCGTCGTCTACAGTGTCTGGCGAGCGGTGTTTGTCTGGGCCTGGTTCGCCCGAGACGGTTGGTATACCCGCGCAGGGCGGATGATGGACGCTCGCGAGAGCAGCCCCGGCGACTGA
- a CDS encoding asparaginase: MSAEAKPHVHIVATGGTIANVTGDYDSPDGFLTADALLEEMPEMAAVADVTSTGISRLGSSSLNPAVWYETYDEIMTQAESEDPPDGFVVTHGSNTSEETAYFLNLTLKTDLPVVVTAAQRGVNATGSDGFKNLFDAVRTAASPDAIGRGTMLVTNDEIHHARDVSKLASKRPDAWQSSNFGKIGLATPGQPVTFYRSVDRTTAPETVFDIDKTPVEDFPLTDIHIVYASMGDTGTVVDAIAEDAAGIIVAGFLTGGAASPEGPSQSEALERAAENEVPVVMCTRGSYGSIGRERVTDYPGGYGIGGDTLRPQKARILLALGLTETSDPEKLQEFFETY; this comes from the coding sequence ATGAGCGCCGAAGCGAAACCGCACGTCCACATCGTAGCGACTGGCGGGACGATCGCAAATGTCACCGGCGACTACGACAGTCCCGACGGCTTCCTGACTGCAGACGCGTTACTAGAGGAGATGCCCGAAATGGCAGCGGTAGCAGATGTTACCTCAACAGGTATCTCACGGCTGGGAAGTTCTTCGCTGAACCCCGCCGTCTGGTACGAAACGTACGACGAGATAATGACGCAGGCTGAAAGCGAGGACCCACCTGACGGCTTCGTGGTCACCCACGGCTCGAACACCTCTGAAGAGACAGCTTACTTCCTGAACCTGACGTTGAAAACAGACCTCCCCGTCGTCGTGACGGCTGCACAGCGAGGCGTAAACGCGACCGGTTCTGACGGATTTAAAAATCTGTTCGACGCTGTGCGGACCGCCGCCTCGCCCGACGCAATCGGGCGTGGCACGATGCTCGTCACAAACGACGAGATACATCACGCGCGCGATGTCTCGAAATTAGCGAGCAAGCGTCCGGACGCCTGGCAGTCCTCGAACTTCGGGAAAATTGGGCTCGCGACTCCAGGGCAGCCGGTTACCTTCTACCGATCGGTCGACCGGACGACCGCGCCCGAGACGGTGTTCGATATCGACAAGACACCTGTCGAGGACTTCCCGCTGACCGATATTCACATCGTCTACGCCTCGATGGGCGATACAGGGACGGTTGTCGACGCAATCGCCGAAGATGCGGCCGGAATCATCGTTGCAGGGTTCCTGACAGGCGGCGCTGCAAGTCCGGAGGGGCCGTCGCAGTCCGAAGCGCTGGAGCGCGCCGCTGAGAATGAAGTCCCCGTGGTCATGTGTACTCGCGGCAGCTACGGCAGCATCGGCCGAGAGCGTGTCACTGACTACCCGGGCGGCTACGGTATCGGCGGGGATACTCTTCGCCCGCAAAAAGCACGGATTTTGCTCGCGTTAGGGCTCACCGAAACGTCGGACCCGGAAAAATTGCAGGAGTTCTTCGAGACGTATTGA
- a CDS encoding P-II family nitrogen regulator, which yields MSEIELVVAFVRPDKLGDVKTALAAAGAPSLTVTNVSGRGSQAEQVNQYRGEKYTVDLHQKVKIECVVAEIPAENVVEAISESAHTGVPGDGKVFVLPVNDAKQIRTGTKGPEAV from the coding sequence GTGTCTGAAATCGAATTGGTAGTCGCGTTCGTCCGGCCGGACAAACTGGGCGACGTGAAGACGGCGTTGGCGGCGGCTGGCGCTCCCTCGCTGACGGTTACAAATGTCTCCGGTCGTGGGTCGCAGGCCGAACAGGTCAACCAATATCGCGGCGAGAAGTACACTGTTGACCTCCACCAGAAAGTCAAAATCGAATGTGTCGTCGCCGAGATTCCTGCCGAAAATGTCGTCGAAGCTATTTCGGAGAGCGCACATACCGGCGTCCCTGGCGATGGTAAAGTATTCGTCCTACCAGTCAATGACGCAAAGCAGATCCGCACAGGCACTAAGGGCCCAGAAGCGGTTTGA
- a CDS encoding DUF6069 family protein: MGTASNSSQHSNAPSMPVRAGVAIVLGVLVNVGIVLGATSLGVAPGFRPLSVPPVAIFSAVGAVGAVVVYQGFRRYVDRADYYFVRVAAVVLVLSFLPDVGLLFGDPAATVPGVVVLMLMHVVVATASVWALVYWTRSE; the protein is encoded by the coding sequence ATGGGAACTGCATCAAACAGCTCGCAGCACAGCAACGCGCCCTCTATGCCGGTTCGTGCCGGTGTCGCGATTGTTCTCGGTGTCCTCGTTAACGTGGGCATCGTCCTCGGCGCGACAAGTCTGGGCGTGGCGCCGGGCTTCCGGCCGTTGAGTGTGCCTCCGGTCGCCATTTTCTCAGCCGTTGGTGCCGTCGGTGCCGTCGTCGTCTATCAAGGCTTCCGCCGCTACGTTGACCGGGCGGACTACTACTTCGTCCGCGTCGCCGCTGTCGTGCTCGTCCTCTCGTTTCTGCCCGATGTCGGCTTGCTCTTTGGTGACCCTGCGGCCACTGTCCCCGGCGTCGTCGTCCTCATGTTGATGCACGTCGTGGTTGCGACTGCTTCTGTCTGGGCCCTCGTTTACTGGACTCGTTCAGAGTAA
- a CDS encoding universal stress protein produces MYDRILLSTDGTVASEEAESHAIELAAAHDAVLHVLYVVDEDVVTSYSGDEYVDESEGPEHGLEELGRDTIDDILTKADERGIEVVKALQQGRPAERIVTYADESDIDLLVLGTKRRPAEYRALLGSVTDRVLRLTTRPATVIKTEVSE; encoded by the coding sequence ATGTACGACCGAATTTTGTTATCGACCGACGGCACGGTCGCCTCTGAGGAGGCCGAATCGCATGCAATCGAATTAGCAGCAGCTCACGACGCCGTATTGCACGTGCTCTACGTCGTCGACGAGGATGTGGTGACGTCCTATAGTGGTGATGAGTACGTCGACGAATCTGAGGGTCCGGAGCACGGCTTGGAAGAGCTGGGCAGAGACACAATCGACGATATCCTCACCAAAGCAGACGAGCGCGGCATCGAGGTCGTCAAGGCCCTACAGCAAGGCCGCCCCGCGGAGCGGATCGTGACGTACGCTGACGAGAGCGACATCGACCTGTTGGTGCTCGGGACGAAGCGCCGACCCGCGGAGTACCGAGCGCTTCTCGGGAGCGTCACCGATCGGGTCCTCCGGTTGACGACGCGGCCAGCGACGGTGATAAAGACAGAAGTCAGCGAGTAG
- a CDS encoding DUF3267 domain-containing protein, which translates to MNNVPPERVLADLELTRGLTIQMLAIGTLGMLVGWTLFSGLYQVTTGNIVTFQFAPASVGWLATPLNILVLVFLGTVILVPHELLHGLAIRYYGGEPRYGVGVAHFVLPYAYATTDHEFTRNQFIVVLLTPLVVMTLVGVPLMLLLEWGWLAIPLTLNAAGAVADVWMTLMVVSYPAHIRIVDHENGVRILGRDSDRPRSLSITSLVWDALAGAAVALFGVGILLALAGPILLSALGVESITVGKPGTLTYLFAFVNTPNEISISLGPGVLSVGGLLGLLYAFMRSYRRGKRAPTEAT; encoded by the coding sequence ATGAATAACGTGCCTCCTGAGCGAGTGCTCGCTGATCTCGAACTTACTCGCGGGCTTACGATTCAGATGCTAGCAATCGGCACTCTGGGGATGCTCGTCGGATGGACGCTCTTCAGCGGCCTCTATCAGGTTACAACCGGGAACATCGTAACGTTTCAATTTGCGCCGGCATCGGTCGGGTGGCTTGCAACCCCACTGAATATTCTCGTCCTCGTGTTTCTCGGAACGGTGATTCTCGTTCCCCACGAGTTGCTCCACGGACTCGCAATCCGATATTACGGTGGCGAACCTCGATACGGTGTCGGTGTCGCTCACTTCGTCCTCCCGTATGCGTACGCGACGACCGACCACGAGTTCACACGCAACCAATTCATCGTGGTCCTCTTGACGCCCCTCGTCGTGATGACGCTCGTCGGCGTTCCCCTGATGCTTCTACTTGAGTGGGGGTGGCTGGCCATTCCATTGACGTTGAACGCCGCCGGGGCAGTCGCGGACGTCTGGATGACGCTCATGGTGGTAAGCTACCCGGCACACATTCGCATCGTCGATCACGAAAACGGCGTTAGAATCCTCGGACGGGATAGTGATCGACCGCGGTCACTGTCGATAACATCGCTCGTCTGGGACGCACTCGCCGGAGCAGCAGTGGCGTTGTTCGGTGTGGGGATTCTGCTTGCACTTGCTGGTCCGATACTCCTCTCGGCGCTCGGTGTCGAGTCAATAACGGTCGGGAAACCCGGAACCCTCACGTATCTCTTCGCGTTCGTCAACACCCCAAATGAGATCTCGATTAGCCTCGGTCCGGGTGTCCTGAGTGTGGGCGGCCTGCTTGGATTACTGTATGCGTTCATGCGGAGCTATCGCCGAGGCAAACGAGCACCCACAGAGGCCACATAG
- a CDS encoding cupin domain-containing protein, producing MEGVLPPGIDSGPARFHPRAEAHSEVVAGQADITVRGEIHSLLPGESLTIEIGEAHSIRNSGTDTLVVRTTLRPPGEFEAAIRALYEASAGGKPDVLAVAAVLSHYRADVRLAAVPWWLQRSLLSVLARISTVLGRNPIK from the coding sequence ATGGAAGGTGTTCTCCCACCGGGAATAGACAGTGGCCCCGCCCGTTTTCACCCGAGGGCGGAGGCTCACTCGGAGGTCGTTGCGGGTCAAGCCGACATAACGGTACGCGGCGAAATCCACAGTTTGCTTCCTGGCGAGTCGCTGACTATCGAGATTGGCGAGGCCCATAGTATCCGGAACAGCGGCACCGACACGCTTGTCGTTCGGACGACGCTACGCCCACCAGGCGAATTCGAAGCCGCGATTCGAGCGCTCTATGAAGCCAGTGCAGGCGGGAAGCCGGACGTACTCGCGGTGGCGGCGGTGCTATCTCACTACCGGGCGGACGTGCGTCTCGCGGCGGTCCCATGGTGGCTGCAACGCTCTCTCTTGAGCGTGCTCGCCAGGATCTCGACAGTGCTCGGTCGGAATCCGATCAAGTAG